The Cucumis melo cultivar AY chromosome 5, USDA_Cmelo_AY_1.0, whole genome shotgun sequence genome has a segment encoding these proteins:
- the LOC103498512 gene encoding uncharacterized protein LOC103498512 codes for MEESRNTHEFVRTEASTEKRQRPAAEDMDDDILAWISLEEETVGELMMLLDDEEKSRPVEEKVKFIEDPYSSAVIFQSSSSYVTINGNEESCGSSFSESDSSMMASVDMNGARIKVMEIDSETVEKWKMWSEDGLMKEEEEEEVSGVLDGIISWDEDDLARFVGDEEQII; via the coding sequence ATGGAGGAATCGCGGAACACCCATGAGTTTGTTCGGACCGAGGCGTCCACGGAGAAGAGGCAGCGACCTGCCGCCGAGGATATGGACGACGACATTCTGGCTTGGATTTCTTTGGAAGAAGAGACAGTAGGCGAACTCATGATGCTTCTGGACGATGAGGAGAAAAGCCGTCCGGTGGAGGAGAAAGTTAAGTTCATAGAGGATCCCTACTCATCGGCCGTGATTTTTCAATCCTCTTCGTCGTACGTGACTATCAACGGAAACGAAGAGAGTTGTGGTTCGTCTTTCTCTGAATCGGACTCGTCGATGATGGCGAGCGTCGACATGAACGGAGCAAGGATTAAAGTGATGGAAATCGATAGTGAAACTGTTGAGAAATGGAAGATGTGGAGCGAGGATGGGTTGATGaaggaggaagaggaagaggaggtGTCGGGTGTATTGGACGGAATCATCAGTTGGGATGAAGATGATTTAGCGAGGTTCGTCGGCGATGAAGAACAGATAATCTGA
- the LOC103498521 gene encoding cytokinin dehydrogenase 3-like has product MNENLPVPAYFIITFFISRLKSSINKSKAWTTTLNQRPNNLLNDPETLTLASSDYGNMVKETPAAVLQPSSINDIVQLISYAYNNPIPFQIAARGQGHSVRGQAMAKNGVVIDMSALRRNRKTPGIVVSCRRWTTGEFYVDVGGEQLWIDVLNETLGYGMTPVSWTDYLYITVGGTLSNAGISGQSFRYGPQVSNVVEMDVVTGKGNMMTCSPKKNCELFHAVLGGLGQFGIIARARIALEPAPIRVKWVRMLYTNFAAFTKDQEHLISLNGRKQMNALDYLEGLVLLHHNKPDNWRSSFFPPSDHSRIISLANQNSIIYCLEVVKYYDHHTQSTVDKDLEVLLQGLDYESGFKFEKDVTYVEFLNRVRTGELKLQSKGLWDVPHPWLNLFVPRSRIMDFNSGVFKDIVLRRNITKGPILIYPMNRSKWDERNSTVIPDEEVFYTIGFLNSSGFDDWKKFEEQNEEILEYCGKSGIEIKQYLPHYKTQTQWIQHFGSKWTNFQHNKFKFDPKNILSPGQKIFNS; this is encoded by the exons ATGAATGAAAACCTTCCAGTTCCAGCTTATTTCATAATCACTTTTTTCATAAGCCGATTAAAATCAAGCATAAACAAATCCAAGGCATGGACTACAACCTTAAACCAACGACCAAACAACCTCCTAAACGACCCCGAAACATTAACCTTAGCCTCTTCGGATTACGGGAACATGGTTAAAGAAACCCCAGCCGCGGTTCTTCAACCATCATCGATAAACGACATCGTTCAATTAATCTCTTATGCCTATAACAACCCCATCCCTTTTCAAATCGCCGCAAGAGGACAAGGACATTCCGTACGAGGTCAGGCAATGGCCAAAAACGGCGTCGTTATCGACATGTCGGCACTGCGGCGGAATCGGAAAACCCCGGGAATTGTCGTGTCGTGTAGGCGGTGGACGACGGGGGAATTTTACGTGGATGTGGGAGGGGAACAGCTGTGGATTGACGTGTTGAATGAGACGTTGGGATATGGGATGACGCCGGTTTCGTGGACAGATTATTTGTATATCACAGTGGGAGGGACGTTGTCAAATGCAGGAATCAGCGGGCAGAGTTTTCGGTACGGTCCACAGGTCAGCAACGTGGTGGAGATGGATGTCGTCACTG GGAAAGGGAATATGATGACTTGCTCTCCCAAAAAAAATTGTGAGCTTTTCCATGCCGTTCTTGGAGGGTTGGGTCAATTTGGAATTATTGCTCGGGCAAGAATTGCTTTGGAACCTGCTCCAATTAGg GTTAAATGGGTACGAATGTTGTATACTAACTTTGCCGCATTCACTAAAGATCAAGAGCATTTGATTTCATTGAATGGAAGGAAACAAATGAATGCCCTGGATTATTTGGAGGGTTTAGTTCTACTGCACCACAACAAACCAGATAATTGGCGCTCCTCGTTCTTTCCACCATCTGATCATTCTAGAATCATCTCTTTGGCCAATCAGAACTCTATTATTTATTGCCTTGAAGTTGTTAAATACTATGATCATCATACTCAATCTACTGTAGATAAG GACCTTGAAGTATTACTACAAGGCTTAGATTACGAGAGCGGGTTTAAGTTCGAGAAAGATGTAACATACGTTGAATTTCTAAACAGGGTTAGAACTGGAGAGTTGAAGCTTCAATCTAAAGGACTATGGGACGTTCCTCATCCATGGTTGAATCTATTCGTACCGAGATCTCGTATTATGGATTTCAACTCGGGTGTCTTCAAAGACATAGTATTAAGACGAAATATAACCAAGGGGCCTATCTTGATATATCCAATGAACCGATCGAA ATGGGATGAAAGAAACTCAACAGTAATACCAGATGAAGAAGTGTTCTATACAATAGGGTTCTTGAATTCAAGTGGATTTGATGATTGGAAGAAGTTCGAAGAACAAAATGAAGAGATATTAGAATACTGTGGGAAATCAGGAATTGAAATCAAACAATATCTCCCTCATTACAAAACGCAAACACAATGGATCCAACATTTTGGTTCCAAATGGACAAATTTCCAACACAACAAATTCAAGTTTGACCCTAAAAATATTCTCTCTCCAGGACAAAAAATCTTCAATTCTTGA